The Acidianus infernus genome window below encodes:
- a CDS encoding type II toxin-antitoxin system VapC family toxin yields MIFLDANFLIYLNLGVKEVENFYIKILQEDRLALDPLVIDEVIYISKKKYNVNFNDTISFLDEIVLPNSLILPIRKEDYEKAKDIMLKYDLKPSDSFHVAVMLNNSISKIISEDKDFDRVKEIQRVWLR; encoded by the coding sequence ATGATTTTTCTTGACGCAAACTTTCTCATATATTTGAATTTGGGTGTTAAGGAAGTGGAAAATTTTTATATTAAAATATTACAAGAAGATCGACTAGCTTTAGACCCATTAGTTATAGATGAGGTGATTTATATTTCAAAGAAGAAGTATAACGTGAACTTTAACGATACGATAAGCTTTCTAGACGAGATTGTCTTACCTAACTCCCTTATCCTTCCTATAAGAAAGGAAGATTATGAGAAGGCAAAGGACATAATGTTAAAATACGACCTAAAGCCTTCTGACTCATTTCACGTCGCCGTAATGTTAAATAACTCAATTAGTAAAATAATAAGTGAAGATAAGGATTTTGACCGAGTTAAAGAAATACAGAGAGTTTGGTTAAGGTGA
- a CDS encoding AbrB/MazE/SpoVT family DNA-binding domain-containing protein, giving the protein MTLRVEVGKKGYIIIPKDIRDLLGIKEGDKLILSIRDGKIVLEPERNVDINEILKRLEGHYAKISSYAKSAKLGDLAHSSLEEEFDDFS; this is encoded by the coding sequence TTGACTCTGAGGGTGGAAGTTGGAAAGAAAGGTTACATAATTATTCCTAAGGATATCAGGGACCTCTTAGGCATAAAGGAAGGTGATAAGCTCATTCTTAGCATACGTGACGGAAAAATCGTCCTTGAGCCTGAGAGAAATGTTGACATAAACGAGATTTTAAAAAGACTCGAGGGGCATTACGCTAAAATATCATCTTATGCGAAAAGCGCTAAATTAGGAGACTTGGCTCATTCAAGCCTTGAGGAGGAATTCGATGATTTTTCTTGA
- a CDS encoding thermopsin family protease, protein MALPPGEYKVLFINNVSKTCVTIQIYIGDGRPYPTGIADYGIQVVNGVVKPYVEKFDEVVAQIYSISAYNASLNNYGASQSSKLILCTAVKNIGYRTSSTS, encoded by the coding sequence ATGGCTTTGCCACCGGGAGAGTACAAAGTCCTCTTCATAAATAACGTCTCAAAGACTTGCGTCACGATCCAGATTTACATTGGAGATGGTAGGCCTTATCCAACTGGCATAGCTGACTATGGTATACAAGTAGTGAACGGAGTGGTTAAACCTTACGTTGAAAAGTTCGACGAAGTGGTAGCTCAGATCTACTCAATCTCGGCCTACAACGCCTCGTTAAATAATTATGGCGCGTCCCAGTCCTCCAAGTTAATACTTTGTACGGCAGTCAAGAATATTGGTTACAGAACGTCATCAACTTCATGA
- a CDS encoding thermopsin family protease: MYGSQEYWLQNVINFMTNTSEYRFVDNIWNFTSCYSELNSSSIIGKGGVSWFIEGLGINDYYSYATEWFNMSYPLNVALFIRVSTVPQGVEVLFGYINSTSCVIYDNVTIKVPCVTSAYLLVSGYNTTGSGNAYDTEFVFGGEKCVTSFNSLNAIIYMFYVNGKDIFTPKTLFPFGIDTAEASNNLFTVPYNGAYKVEVGECNEVVLTNSGSPIVVKVNGSRARANC; the protein is encoded by the coding sequence TTGTACGGCAGTCAAGAATATTGGTTACAGAACGTCATCAACTTCATGACAAATACTAGTGAGTACAGGTTTGTCGATAACATTTGGAACTTTACGTCTTGTTATAGCGAGTTGAACTCTAGCTCTATCATAGGAAAAGGGGGTGTAAGCTGGTTCATTGAAGGGTTAGGAATAAACGACTACTACAGTTATGCAACAGAATGGTTTAATATGTCTTATCCCTTAAACGTCGCTTTATTTATAAGAGTGTCCACTGTTCCACAAGGCGTGGAAGTGCTCTTTGGCTACATCAACTCTACCTCGTGCGTTATTTACGATAATGTAACTATCAAGGTGCCTTGCGTGACCTCAGCTTACCTCCTAGTTAGCGGTTATAACACTACTGGCAGTGGGAATGCATATGACACTGAGTTCGTGTTTGGTGGCGAAAAGTGTGTAACTTCATTCAACTCGCTCAACGCAATAATCTACATGTTTTACGTTAATGGTAAAGACATATTTACTCCCAAAACCTTATTCCCCTTTGGCATAGACACTGCCGAAGCCTCTAACAACTTGTTCACAGTCCCCTACAATGGGGCTTATAAAGTAGAGGTAGGGGAATGCAATGAGGTCGTTTTGACAAATTCCGGCTCCCCCATAGTTGTAAAAGTTAACGGGTCTAGGGCTAGGGCAAACTGCTAG
- a CDS encoding PKD domain-containing protein, whose amino-acid sequence MGKTYYCVKPNITGEITYPIKVEDVCGNVIDLVYSLKVNPDPVVIITPSRNATDVGIPISFNATVIGGTKPYIKVWYVNGTPVSNEDVLYYNFTSPGVYNVTLKVVDSVNFTAVNSVTIKVNDYPTLNVSYNLHYDFLVYASSVNLSSKVFGGTPPYTYTVYVNGREYYVGNNLSINVPIDAGKNNITVVVKDSLGLTKAETILVYGGFNWFLILVIITLIVVITIILMKRRR is encoded by the coding sequence TTGGGGAAGACGTATTACTGCGTAAAACCCAACATAACCGGTGAAATAACTTACCCAATCAAAGTAGAGGACGTATGTGGCAATGTCATTGACTTAGTATATTCACTAAAGGTCAACCCAGACCCAGTAGTTATCATAACCCCCTCTAGGAACGCTACTGACGTGGGGATTCCAATATCCTTTAACGCAACAGTAATTGGCGGTACAAAACCTTATATTAAAGTCTGGTACGTCAACGGTACCCCTGTTTCTAATGAGGATGTGTTATACTACAACTTCACCTCGCCCGGAGTCTACAACGTAACCTTAAAGGTCGTTGACTCGGTAAACTTCACTGCAGTAAATTCAGTGACAATCAAGGTAAATGATTACCCAACACTAAATGTGAGCTATAACTTACACTACGACTTTTTAGTATACGCCTCATCTGTAAACTTATCTAGTAAAGTATTTGGGGGCACACCGCCTTACACCTACACAGTTTACGTCAATGGGCGCGAGTATTACGTTGGTAACAATCTCTCGATAAACGTACCAATCGATGCTGGCAAAAATAACATCACCGTAGTCGTTAAGGACTCTCTAGGTCTAACCAAGGCAGAGACTATATTAGTGTATGGCGGTTTTAACTGGTTTCTTATCTTGGTTATCATAACTTTAATCGTTGTTATAACTATAATACTAATGAAAAGGAGACGTTAG
- a CDS encoding DEAD/DEAH box helicase, with translation MDFLTINVDKVTVEGGSSEYLGFKLRKFQEEVKDSIEGKEKVVLQTPTGSGKTFSLLLSKHSVGLYPVLELLEDQYRSVSSLFKDVEYQDEFIKIVRAGGEKLALIKFSATLAKGKEVKLNVLEDRKVDRKIVFTTPDSFHIYNQMLTYPSHTALAVIYGNPEVDELLNVDIKRKEIIKRLGLFLNLFKGDMIFVDEFHLYDNYQLSSLIITLKIIKRIHDHDFSLILSSATPSEEKIKKIEDGLKVEYGGNFHFKRINARKGNVLVRGRAKVRLIFVDSKGKTKLSRFVNAGDEIPDLIHKGLLDNVYNELKEKKQRGIIVVDKVSQALEIAKALHDRFGIRVVCKTSIKGEYCGEDDVFVVGSSAITQGVDYPNVSYGLIARFFSEAVIQAIGRVGRKMEECKIDLVLPKVGNGLKDGMTYEEFVEWIIKTYPSINEIDYGDQSFREFLLINSAIAVYERLTGHQMNMESWNKGIPYIGDISSLSLLYYFRFTGPQVKYKLGSISSEADLGTIMRNFSFEVENNIFELKGVGRSAVVANCDQKKLEGLANKIVSSTFLELLGCKFEDENGNPVSIGKQLFLVVRDEKLSDYIINTGRGIGVKNSDKYCLAFI, from the coding sequence ATGGATTTTTTAACAATTAACGTTGATAAGGTTACTGTGGAAGGAGGTTCGAGCGAATACCTCGGCTTCAAATTGAGGAAATTCCAGGAAGAGGTAAAAGATTCTATAGAGGGGAAGGAGAAAGTAGTGCTACAAACTCCTACCGGCTCCGGGAAGACTTTCTCCTTGTTACTCTCTAAACACTCCGTGGGTTTATATCCAGTCCTTGAACTCTTGGAAGATCAATACAGAAGCGTTTCTTCTCTATTTAAAGACGTTGAGTACCAGGACGAGTTTATTAAAATAGTCAGGGCAGGAGGAGAGAAGTTGGCCTTAATCAAGTTCAGTGCAACTCTAGCTAAAGGGAAGGAAGTTAAGCTTAACGTATTGGAAGACAGGAAAGTTGACAGGAAAATAGTTTTCACGACCCCTGACTCTTTTCACATTTATAATCAAATGCTTACTTATCCTTCCCACACAGCCCTAGCAGTAATTTACGGCAATCCTGAGGTTGACGAACTGCTAAACGTTGATATAAAGAGGAAGGAAATAATAAAAAGGCTGGGCCTCTTCCTCAACCTTTTTAAAGGTGACATGATATTTGTAGACGAGTTCCACCTCTACGATAATTACCAGCTCTCTTCCTTGATAATAACGCTGAAAATAATAAAGAGGATACACGACCACGACTTTTCCCTAATTTTGTCCTCTGCTACACCTTCTGAAGAAAAGATAAAGAAGATAGAGGATGGGCTTAAGGTGGAATATGGGGGCAACTTTCATTTTAAGAGGATAAACGCGAGGAAAGGGAATGTGTTAGTGAGGGGGAGGGCGAAGGTTAGGTTAATATTCGTAGATAGCAAAGGGAAAACGAAGCTCTCTCGCTTCGTTAATGCTGGTGATGAAATACCAGATCTCATCCACAAAGGCCTCCTGGACAATGTTTATAATGAACTTAAGGAGAAGAAGCAGAGGGGGATTATAGTAGTGGACAAGGTTTCTCAAGCCTTGGAAATAGCTAAGGCATTACACGATAGGTTTGGAATACGCGTAGTTTGTAAGACTTCGATAAAGGGTGAGTACTGCGGGGAAGATGATGTTTTTGTAGTAGGCAGTTCTGCAATAACTCAAGGCGTAGATTATCCTAACGTTTCCTACGGGTTAATTGCCAGGTTCTTTTCAGAGGCTGTAATTCAAGCTATAGGCAGAGTGGGGAGGAAGATGGAGGAGTGTAAGATAGACCTAGTCCTACCGAAGGTGGGGAATGGCTTGAAAGATGGGATGACCTACGAGGAGTTCGTTGAGTGGATAATTAAGACTTACCCGTCGATCAATGAAATAGACTATGGAGACCAGAGTTTTAGGGAGTTCCTCCTAATAAACTCTGCGATAGCGGTATACGAAAGGTTGACTGGGCACCAAATGAATATGGAAAGCTGGAATAAAGGAATCCCGTACATAGGCGACATCTCCTCACTCTCCCTGCTTTACTATTTTAGATTCACTGGTCCACAAGTGAAGTACAAGTTAGGGAGTATAAGTAGTGAAGCTGACTTGGGCACCATCATGAGGAACTTCTCCTTTGAGGTCGAAAATAACATATTCGAACTCAAGGGCGTTGGAAGGTCTGCTGTAGTTGCTAACTGTGACCAAAAGAAGCTTGAGGGGCTGGCAAACAAAATCGTGTCGTCAACTTTCCTTGAGCTGTTGGGCTGTAAGTTTGAGGACGAGAACGGTAACCCGGTCAGCATCGGTAAACAACTCTTTTTAGTAGTGAGGGACGAGAAGCTTTCAGATTACATCATAAACACTGGGAGGGGGATAGGGGTTAAGAATAGTGACAAATACTGCTTAGCCTTTATATGA